One Candidatus Cloacimonas sp. genomic window, GGATAAGTTCTTATTTTACTAAGGTCAATTTGTTTGTATTTGCTCACGAAAGCGTTCCTCTTCACTAAATATACAGCCGCAATATTGTTGACGATAAAGCCCTGCTTCTTTTGCCAATTTTCTACCTTCCCACCATAAAGGTCGCCAGTCCTCATAGAAAAATTCAACCCCATATTTGGCGCTCATTTTTAAAGCAACATCCACAATCAATTCGTGTTTTTGATATTTACTGTAAAGCAAAGTTGTCCCAAAAGCAGAATAGCCCAGTTCTTTCGCTTTTTGGGCAGTTACTTCCAAGCGAGATTCATAGCAATACAAACAGCGGTTTTCAATGTCTTTTAGAGTTGCCTGCAGAAAATTAACCAGACCGTATTCATCCTCTTCAATCAATTCAATATTTTCTTTTTGGGTAAAATACCGTAAAGTGTCGCGCCGTTTTTGAT contains:
- a CDS encoding epoxyqueuosine reductase QueH, producing MAGKELLLHCCCAPCLIAPFYKLRAEGREITAFWFNPNIHPLLEYQKRRDTLRYFTQKENIELIEEDEYGLVNFLQATLKDIENRCLYCYESRLEVTAQKAKELGYSAFGTTLLYSKYQKHELIVDVALKMSAKYGVEFFYEDWRPLWWEGRKLAKEAGLYRQQYCGCIFSEEERFREQIQTN